In one Sesamum indicum cultivar Zhongzhi No. 13 linkage group LG12, S_indicum_v1.0, whole genome shotgun sequence genomic region, the following are encoded:
- the LOC105175042 gene encoding uncharacterized protein At4g26450 encodes MHAKHRSGPGNGYRSNAMGMGGMAAASRISPESSMRGHRMYNSEYRNYNRGGYGRGGRSKHFQPTLPPRRGADIFVEAGRLAAEYLVSKGVLPPNALSGKWQIDGLKNQVSNFQGFRPHEVEKIQIPADGRASAHSRLGNAALDVGPGRRRYSDEYNPMDSRSSLRGRKRSGSLKDYGSDVNKELGRSGSWAEKSKVSPGKEVDSDASVGYHDEQPAGKDGRGVLQNPSPGEITQEVDTEAHIESGLEKRNLKEDADGSDSTLSNEKYLPSNGDGEPITKYDNASNDEAKVVKEGSNGNELHQKHEEDKEANASVKEDNLVSQDHVDLVKHCKFFNVPTKARSSLTVKGSKGEQDPKNEDENNSKRELLEGTGVRVIDTDIGSSAGTAVSHQNHEFRSLQSEILNAPAMEKELDVSYTTRSGQCLRSGSFPERSGYKESETEPDEQLSDFGSSNSLLMERGEKRAIDHNADNREDFKKLKQWVPHLVAQSDSSPPLSSSMENRPILEELRSSKSAQVALSPDQKSLDISLFPKGHADSCEFMEEKQLFPGSFDLNLVGTCDVNENHDGDHMLVFPSVTQTGKVATPIDVDLSMGNNGNLPNKNGKHVVNDDDIEIIDLEKDTGPEDKTVNNPERRGDMFTDLDGFPNNVHNANGIPDVQDGYGLMISELLGNDIPNCSSVPTDLNSLHNHMGLPNAEGILGDDDSIYMSLGEIPISLLGAWEQPNQDYGKPF; translated from the exons ATGCATGCGAAGCATCGAAGTGGACCTGGGAATGGGTACAGGTCAAATGCTATGGGGATGGGGGGTATGGCAGCTGCCTCCCGAATTTCGCCTGAAAGTTCAATGAGAGGTCACCGGATGTATAATTCTGAGTACAGGAACTACAATCGAGGTGGTTATGGACGTGGTGGTCGTTCAAAGCATTTTCAGCCAACACTGCCTCCTCGACGGGGGGCTGACATTTTCGTGGAAGCTGGTAGACTGGCTGCTGAATATTTGGTTTCTAAAGGAGTGCTGCCTCCAAATGCACTTTCAGGAAAGTGGCAGATTGATGGCTTGAAGAACCAGGTGAGCAACTTTCAGGGTTTTAGGCCACATGAAGTAGAAAAAATACAGATTCCTGCAGATGGCCGTGCATCAGCTCATTCCCGTTTAGGAAATGCCGCTCTAGATGTAGGACCAGGCAGGAGAAGGTATTCTGATGAATATAATCCAATGGATTCAAGGAGCTCTCTGAGAGGGAGGAAAAGAAGCGGATCCTTAAAAGATTATGGGTCAGATGTAAACAAAGAGTTGGGAAGAAGTGGATCATGGGCTGAGAAGAGTAAGGTTTCCCCAGGGAAGGAGGTGGACAGTGATGCTTCTGTTGGATATCATGATGAGCAGCCTGCAGGTAAAGATGGTCGTGGTGTGTTGCAAAATCCATCTCCTGGTGAAATTACTCAAGAAGTTGATACTGAAGCTCATATAGAATCTGGACTGGAGAAACGTAACTTGAAGGAGGATGCAGATGGAAGTGATAGTACTTTgagtaatgaaaaatatctACCATCAAATGGAGATGGGGAACCCATCACAAAGTATGACAATGCCAGTAATGATGAGGCTAAGGTGGTGAAAGAAGGAAGCAATGGTAATGAATTGCACCAAAAGCATGAAGAGGATAAGGAGGCTAATGCTTCTGTGAAAGAGGATAATCTTGTTAGTCAGGACCATGTTGATTTAGTTAAACACTGCAAATTTTTCAATGTTCCCACTAAAGCTCGTTCTTCATTGACAGTTAAGGGTTCAAAGGGTGAACAAGATCCCAAGAATGAAGATGAGAATAATTCCAAAAGAGAACTTTTGGAAGGTACTGGAGTTCGTGTTATAGATACTGACATTGGCAGTTCAGCTGGTACTGCTGTATCTCACCAAAATCATGAATTTAGGAGCCTTCAGTCAGAGATTCTAAATGCTCCTGCAATGGAGAAAGAACTGGATGTTAGTTACACAACGAGGTCAGGACAATGCCTGAGGTCTGGATCTTTTCCTGAAAGATCTGGATACAAAGAGTCAGAGACAGAACCAGATGAGCAGCTGTCGGATTTTGGAAGTTCAAACTCCTTGCTTATGGAGAGAGGTGAAAAACGGGCAATAGATCATAACGCTGATAATAGGGAGGACTTCAAAAAACTTAAACAATGGGTTCCTCACCTGGTTGCTCAATCTGATAGTTCCCCGCCCCTTTCTAGTTCAATGGAAAATCGGCCAATATTGGAAGAGCTGAGATCCTCAAAGAGTGCTCAAGTGGCTCTATCTCCTGATCAGAAAAGTTTGGATATTTCACTATTTCCCAAAGGTCATGCTGACTCGTGTGAGTTCATGGAAGAGAAGCAGCTGTTTCCAGGTTCATTCGATCTGAATCTTGTTGGAACTTGTGATGTCAATGAGAATCATGACGGTGATCACATGCTTGTTTTTCCATCTGTTACGCAAACCGGGAAAGTAGCAACACCTATTGATGTTGATTTGTCCATGGGGAATAATGGCAATCTGCCTAATAAAAATGGCAAACATGTGgttaatgatgatgatattgaGATTATTGATTTGGAAAAGGATACTGGGCCAGAAGACAAGACTGTCAATAATCCTGAGAGAAG GGGAGATATGTTCACTGACCTGGATGGCTTTCCTAATAATGTGCATAATGCTAATGGGATCCCCGATGTTCAGGACGGTTATGGACTAATGATATCGGAACTTCTTGGAAATGATATTCCAAACTGTTCTTCTGTACCTACAGACTTGAATTCTTTGCACAATCATATGGGTCTTCCTAATGCAGAG GGAATTCTTGGTGATGATGATTCAATTTATATGTCCCTGGGAGAAATACCAATAA GCCTTCTGGGAGCTTGGGAGCAGCCAAACCAGGACTATGGGAAACCATTTTGA
- the LOC105175043 gene encoding probable WRKY transcription factor 2 has product MGGFDDHVAIMGDWMPPSPSPRAFFSSMISDDVAARPTANSECENKSVPPFQGPEGHDQKDQIQASVGGDEPSNSNAPVEPKLSSRAGLVERMAARAGFNAPRLNTESIRAADLSKKPEVLSPYLTIPPGLSPTTLLDSPVFLSNSLVLPSPTTGKFLFAPSGNNQISSLMTGNPDKGKENTFEVTNASSFAFKPVAESASFPYFNAANKVNPSGFAPHSFSGVSFSVHPNTMPLHQSTEPVKVHSDNNNALFQQANLSESHLENNRGSNLVPEQTYNPVGDAEHSPPFDEPHEDGDQRSSEDPNVGGSPAEDGYNWRKYGQKHVKGSEYPRSYYKCTHPNCPVKKKVERSHEGHITEIIYKGAHNHPKPPPNRRSALGSSNALDDVQLDSEQPGTGPDGGLVWSAMQQGNVAGAPTPALPGQEYNNGANATLRTQSGTQYESADGVDRSSTFSNDEDDDDRATHGSVSLGYDGEGDELESKRRKLETYTPEMSGNTRAIREPRVVVQTTSEVDILDDGYRWRKYGQKVVKGNPNPRSYYKCTSAGCNVRKHVERASHDLKSVITTYEGKHNHDVPAARNSGHSNSGLQNTLPSRQAPSASSHIHRPEPSQIRGSIPRYERPSMGSFGNLSRPQLGPGPGYGFGMNQPGFPGLGLGPNQGKLPVMPVNPYLGHQPRPVNDIGGYMLPKGEPKVEPVTDTGLNSSNGASVYQQLMNRLPLGPQM; this is encoded by the exons ATGGGTGGGTTCGACGATCATGTTGCTATTATGGGAGACTGGATGCCTCCGAGCCCTAGTCCAAGAGCCTTTTTCTCATCAATGATCAGTGATGACGTTGCAGCACGACCGACTGCTAACTCTGAGTGCGAAAATAAAAGTGTTCCCCCGTTTCAAGGGCCTGAAGGACATGATCAGAAGGATCAGATTCAAGCTAGTGTAGGGGGTGATGAACCAAGCAACTCAAATGCTCCGGTTGAACCAAAATTGAGCTCCCGAGCAGGTCTTGTGGAGAGGATGGCAGCTAGGGCTGGATTTAATGCCCCACGGTTGAATACAGAAAGCATCAGGGCTGCTGACCTTTCTAAGAAACCAGAAGTTCTGTCTCCTTATTTGACAATTCCTCCTGGTCTTAGCCCAACAACTCTGCTAGATTCTCCTGTTTTCCTCTCCAATTCATTG GTTTTGCCATCTCCTACAACTGGAAAGTTTTTGTTTGCCCCAAGTGGAAACAACCAAATCTCTTCATTAATGACCGGGAATCCTGATAAGGGCAAGGAGAATACTTTTGAAGTTACGAACGCTTCATCATTTGCATTCAAACCTGTTGCCGAATCTGCTTCTTTCCCTTACTTTAATGCAGCAAACAAA GTAAATCCTTCTGGTTTCGCCCCACACTCATTTTCTGGTGTTAGTTTCTCGGTTCATCCCAATACCATGCCTCTGCATCAAAGTACAGAGCCTGTGAAAGTCCACTCTGACAACAACAATGCACTGTTTCAGCAAGCAAATTTGTCTGAATCACATCTGGAAAACAATAGAGGCAGCAATCTTGTGCCAGAGCAGACATATAACCCTGTTGGTGATGCAGAGCACTCTCCGCCTTTTGATGAACCACATGAGGATGGAGATCAAAGAAGCAGTGAAGATCCCAATGTTGGTGGCAGCCCAGCTGAAGATGGTTATAACTGGAGAAAATATGGGCAGAAACATGTCAAAGGAAGTGAGTATCCTCGGAGTTACTACAAGTGCACACATCCAAATTGTCCGGTCAAGAAAAAGGTGGAACGGTCTCATGAAGGTCACATTACAGAGATAATCTACAAGGGAGCCCATAACCACCCGAAACCTCCACCCAATCGCAGATCAGCTCTCGGGTCCTCAAATGCACTTGACGATGTGCAGCTTGACTCCGAACAACCTGGAACCGGTCCGGATGGCGGTCTCGTTTGGTCTGCTATGCAACAAGGAAATGTGGCAGGAGCCCCTACCCCCGCTCTGCCAGGCCAAGAATACAACAATGGAGCTAATGCTACTTTGAGGACTCAAAGTGGCACCCAGTATGAGTCAGCGGATGGAGTGGATAGGTCTTCTACTTTCTCAAATGACGAGGATGACGATGATCGTGCAACCCATGGCAGTGTATCTTTAGGTTATGATGGTGAAGGAGATGAGTTGGAATCCAAGAGAAG GAAACTTGAAACTTATACTCCAGAGATGAGTGGAAATACCAGAGCCATAAGGGAGCCAAGAGTTGTCGTCCAGACAACCAGTGAGGTGGACATACTTGATGATGGATATCGTTGGCGCAAATATGGGCAGAAAGTTGTCAAAGGAAATCCAAATCCAAG GAGTTACTACAAGTGCACAAGTGCTGGCTGCAATGTCCGTAAGCATGTCGAGAGAGCTTCTCATGACCTGAAGTCAGTGATAACCACTTATGAGGGTAAGCACAACCACGACGTACCTGCAGCCCGCAACAGTGGCCACTCCAACTCCGGGCTCCAAAACACACTTCCTAGCCGGCAAGCTCCTTCTGCTTCAAGTCACATACACCGGCCCGAGCCTTCTCAAATCCGCGGCAGTATACCCCGGTATGAAAGACCTTCGATGGGCTCATTCGGTAACCTGAGCAGGCCACAGCTGGGACCAGGTCCTGGCTATGGGTTCGGAATGAATCAGCCTGGCTTCCCTGGTCTCGGCTTGGGACCTAACCAAGGCAAGTTACCAGTAATGCCAGTTAATCCATATTTAGGACATCAACCTCGGCCTGTGAATGACATAGGAGGCTACATGCTGCCCAAAGGAGAACCAAAAGTGGAGCCTGTAACAGATACTGGTTTGAACTCCTCTAATGGGGCCTCTGTTTATCAGCAGCTTATGAATCGACTGCCGCTTGGACCACAGATGTAA
- the LOC105175044 gene encoding receptor-like protein kinase BRI1-like 3 has product MNNNQSAIKKAAFLTVVLMGFCFMGLTARNLSAKPQNDGGEVGSLLAFKKSSIEADPKGFLSNWLPSSSTPCSWNGVSCSDDGGRVTKLDFTNAGLTGHLEISDLMALNSLTTLLFSGNSFYGNLSSSAKSCSFEFLDLSLNSFSEPLAADSLFISCSGLAYLNLSHNSISGGSLKFGPSLAQLDLSANKISDLGLLSSLLSNCQNLNLLNFSSNKLAGKLETTLSSCKSLSVLDLSNNHLSGELPPAFMTNSMASLKNLDLSSNNFSGNLLSFDFGVCSNLTILNLSHNGFFATGFPASLTSCQSLETLDVSHNLIQLKIPGALFGKMKNLRQLVLAHNEFFGGIPEELGEICGTLEELDLSANQLTGGLPSNFVSCSSLFSLKLGNNQLSGSFLDTVVSSLTSLKYLSVAFNNITGPVPRSLTKCTQLQVLDLSSNTLTGEVPFEFCSRTPDAVLEKMLLANNYLSGSVPSELGLCKKLRTIDLSFNNLNGSIPQEIWNLPEISDVVMWANNLTGEIPEGICINGGNLQTLILNNNFIMGSLPKSIVNCTNLIWVSLSSNRISGAIPSDIGNLVNLAILQLGNNSLSGAIPSGIGNCRSLIWLDLNSNELTGPLPMELAAQTGLIVPGVVSGKQFAFVRNEGGTECRGAGGLVEFEGIRADRLANFPMVHSCPSTRIYSGVTVYTFAGNGSMIYLDLSYNHLSGTIPENLGAMSFLQVLNLGHNNITGEIPFSFGGLKSVGVLDLSHNKLQGFIPGSLGGLSFLSDLDVSNNNLSGPIPSGGQLTTFPASRYENNSGLCGVPLPPCGSAYGHRASHSSNRGKKQSMAVGMVIGIMASVTCILLLLYALYRAKKSQKMEEKREKYIDSLPTSGSSSWKLSSVPEPLSINVATFEKPLRKLTFAHLLEATNGFSADSLIGSGGFGDVYKAQLKDGTVVAIKKLIHVTGQGDREFMAEMETIGKIKHRNLVPLLGYCRIGEERLLVYEYMKWGSLEAVLHDRDKIGGTRLDWPARKKIAIGSARGLAFLHHSCIPHIIHRDMKSSNVLLDENFEARVSDFGMARLVNALDTHLSVSTLAGTPGYVPPEYYQSFRCTTKGDVYSYGVVLLELLSGKKPIDTLEFGDDNNLVGWAKQLHKDKRSHEILDPELITSLSGDAELYHYLKIAFECLDDKPYRRPTMIQVMAKFKELQTDSESDILDGISVKNSVIDESQEREP; this is encoded by the coding sequence ATGAACAACAATCAAAGTGCGATCAAGAAAGCTGCTTTTCTGACAGTGGTTCTTATGGGTTTTTGCTTCATGGGATTAACTGCGAGAAATTTGTCCGCAAAGCCACAGAATGATGGAGGTGAAGTTGGCAGCTTATTAGCCTTCAAGAAGTCATCAATTGAAGCTGATCCGAAAGGCTTCTTGAGCAACTGGCTCCCATCTTCTTCAACCCCATGTTCTTGGAATGGCGTTTCGTGCTCTGATGATGGCGGCCGAGTCACGAAGCTCGACTTCACAAATGCAGGCCTAACTGGCCACCTTGAAATCTCTGATCTCATGGCGCTGAACAGTCTCACCACGCTTCTTTTCAGTGGCAATTCTTTCTATGGAAATCTTTCTTCCTCTGCTAAATCTTGCAGCTTTGAGTTTCTGGATTTATCTCTCAATAGCTTCTCAGAGCCACTTGCCGCAGACTCTTTGTTCATCTCTTGCAGTGGACTTGCTTATTTGAACCTCTCCCACAACTCAATCTCAGGTGGGAGTCTCAAGTTTGGACCTTCTCTTGCTCAACTTGACCTCTCCGCGAACAAGATTTCCGATTTAGGCCTGTTGAGTTCCCTTCTTTCCAATTGCCAAAACTTGAATCTGCTTAATTTCTCAAGCAATAAGTTGGCTGGTAAGCTAGAAACCACTCTCTCCTCTTGCAAGAGCCTCTCGGTTCTTGACCTCTCCAACAACCATTTGTCCGGTGAACTACCACCTGCCTTCATGACAAACTCAATGGCGTCTTTGAAAAATCTTGATCTTTCAAGCAATAACTTTAGTGGCAATCTCCTCAGTTTCGACTTTGGGGTTTGTTCAAATCTCACTATACTTAATCTCTCCCACAATGGTTTCTTTGCTACTGGATTTCCGGCGAGCTTAACGAGCTGCCAGAGCCTTGAAACTCTAGACGTTAGCCACAACTTAATCCAGCTCAAGATTCCAGGGGCCTTGTTCGGtaaaatgaagaatttgaGGCAATTGGTATTGGCCCATAATGAGTTCTTTGGAGGTATTCCAGAAGAGTTGGGTGAAATATGTGGAACACTTGAGGAGCTTGATCTTTCTGCTAACCAGCTAACCGGTGGGCTTCCGTCAAACTTCGTCTCTTGTTCTTCACTCTTTAGTCTAAAACTTGGTAATAATCAGCTCTCAGGCAGTTTTCTAGATACTGTTGTGAGTTCTCTTACGAGTCTTAAGTATCTGTCTGTTGCATTCAATAACATTACCGGTCCGGTGCCACGTTCGTTGACGAAATGTACTCAGCTTCAGGTTCTGGACCTCAGTTCCAATACTCTGACAGGGGAAGTACCGTTTGAGTTTTGCTCAAGAACACCAGATGCAGTTCTTGAAAAAATGTTGCTGGCTAATAATTATCTCTCAGGATCAGTGCCGTCCGAGCTCGGACTGTGCAAAAAGTTGAGGACAATTGATCTCAGCTTTAACAATTTGAATGGTTCAATCCCACAGGAAATCTGGAACTTGCCAGAGATTTCGGATGTAGTCATGTGGGCAAACAATCTCACAGGTGAAATTCCTGAAGGCATTTGTATCAATGGTGGGAATCTTCAGACCCTGATTCTGAACAACAATTTTATAATGGGAAGTCTGCCGAAGTCCATTGTCAACTGTACCAATCTAATTTGGGTGTCGTTGTCCAGCAACCGGATTTCTGGGGCAATCCCTTCCGATATTGGTAATCTTGTCAACCTTGCTATCCTTCAGCTTGGAAATAATTCTCTAAGTGGAGCAATTCCATCAGGAATAGGCAACTGCCGAAGCCTGATATGGCTAGATTTGAATAGCAATGAGTTGACAGGTCCCCTTCCCATGGAGCTTGCTGCACAAACTGGTCTTATAGTGCCTGGAGTTGTTTCAGGAAAGCAGTTTGCCTTTGTCAGAAATGAAGGTGGGACGGAATGTAGAGGTGCCGGGGGACTAGTCGAATTTGAAGGGATTCGTGCTGATAGGCTGGCGAATTTTCCTATGGTTCATTCTTGCCCATCAACCCGAATTTATTCCGGTGTAACAGTTTATACTTTTGCAGGCAATGGAAGCATGATCTACCTCGATCTCTCCTACAATCACTTGTCAGGGACAATCCCTGAAAACTTAGGAGCGATGAGCTTTCTGCAGGTTCTCAATCTGGGGCACAACAATATAACTGGAGAAATACCCTTCAGTTTTGGTGGCCTCAAGAGTGTTGGAGTTCTCGATCTCTCCCACAATAAGCTTCAGGGATTCATACCAGGGTCATTAGGGGGCCTCTCGTTTCTCAGCGATCTTGATGTTTCTAATAATAACCTCTCAGGGCCTATTCCTTCTGGAGGGCAGCTGACTACTTTTCCGGCCTCAAGATACGAAAATAATTCCGGCCTTTGTGGGGTTCCTTTGCCTCCTTGTGGCTCTGCATATGGCCATCGTGCATCACACTCTTCTAACCGAGGGAAGAAGCAAAGTATGGCTGTAGGAATGGTGATCGGTATTATGGCTTCTGTTACGTGTATACTCCTGCTTCTATATGCACTCTACAGAGCCAAGAAAAGCCAAAAGAtggaagaaaagagagaaaagtaCATTGACAGCCTTCCAACCTCTGGCAGCAGCAGCTGGAAACTATCCAGCGTTCCAGAGCCTCTAAGCATCAATGTGGCCACATTCGAAAAGCCATTAAGGAAGCTCACGTTTGCACATTTACTTGAAGCCACAAACGGATTCAGCGCCGATAGTTTGATTGGTTCTGGCGGTTTTGGTGATGTCTACAAAGCACAGTTGAAGGATGGCACTGTTGTTGCTATAAAGAAACTAATACACGTGACGGGCCAAGGAGACAGGGAATTCATGGCAGAAATGGAGACGATAGGGAAAATAAAACACAGGAACCTCGTGCCCTTATTGGGATACTGTAGGATCGGTGAGGAAAGGCTTCTCGTTTACGAGTACATGAAATGGGGAAGCCTGGAGGCAGTTCTTCACGACCGGGACAAAATCGGAGGGACGAGGCTTGACTGGCCAGCAAGAAAAAAGATCGCAATTGGATCAGCAAGGGGCCTCGCATTTCTTCACCACAGCTGCATACCACACATAATCCATCGTGATATGAAATCTAGCAACGTGCTTCTAGACGAGAACTTTGAGGCGAGGGTGTCTGATTTTGGAATGGCAAGACTAGTGAACGCCCTCGACACTCATTTAAGCGTGAGTACACTTGCAGGGACTCCAGGTTATGTCCCTCCTGAGTATTACCAGAGTTTCAGGTGCACGACTAAAGGAGACGTTTATAGTTATGGCGTAGTCTTACTTGAACTTCTATCAGGCAAGAAGCCAATCGACACGTTGGAGTTTGGAGATGACAACAATCTTGTTGGATGGGCAAAGCAGCTGCATAAGGATAAAAGGAGTCATGAGATACTGGATCCTGAACTAATAACGAGTTTGTCAGGCGATGCTGAACTGTACCATTACCTCAAAATTGCGTTCGAGTGTCTGGACGACAAGCCTTACCGGCGACCAACGATGATCCAAGTTATGGCCAAGTTCAAGGAGCTGCAGACAGATTCAGAAAGCGATATACTTGATGGGATCTCGGTGAAAAATTCAGTGATCGACGAATCACAAGAAAGGGAACCTTGA
- the LOC105175045 gene encoding putative 4-hydroxy-4-methyl-2-oxoglutarate aldolase 3: MGSLATAEACDTNAALLASGDIRVLPPIFKIYGQSRAFSGPIATLKVFEDNVLVRELLETRGEGRVLVIDGGGSMRCALVGGNLGQLAQNMGWTGILVNGCIRDVDEINGCDIGVRALASHPQKSNKKGIGEKHIPIHIAGTVIRDGEWLYADSDGILISKSELSV, translated from the coding sequence ATGGGTTCTTTAGCAACAGCTGAAGCATGCGACACAAATGCAGCACTCCTGGCTAGCGGTGACATCCGAGTCCTGCCACCTATCTTCAAGATTTACGGGCAAAGTCGAGCGTTCTCTGGCCCAATTGCCACTCTCAAGGTGTTTGAAGACAATGTGTTGGTCAGAGAACTTCTTGAAACCAGAGGCGAAGGCAGAGTTCTGGTTATAGATGGTGGAGGAAGCATGAGATGTGCCTTGGTGGGAGGAAATTTGGGGCAGTTGGCTCAGAATATGGGGTGGACTGGAATCTTAGTAAATGGGTGTATAAGGGATGTAGATGAGATAAATGGCTGTGATATTGGGGTTAGAGCATTGGCATCACATCCCcagaaatcaaacaaaaagggGATTGGGGAGAAGCATATACCTATTCATATTGCAGGAACTGTAATTCGTGATGGAGAGTGGTTGTATGCAGATAGCGATGGTATTCTCATCTCCAAATCTGAGCTATCTGTCTAG